The stretch of DNA TTCTTTCCAGGCTCAAGGAAAAGTTAATAATTTATAAACTTATTAGTCTATAGAAATGGTGGGGGAAAATTGCCGGCGTATCAATCGGCCGCCCATTCTGGTATGTTACTAGCTGTTATGGCAAGATGTTTTTCGTGTTTTAATAAAAAGTATTACCAGCAGAACGAGAATGGCATATACAAGCGACGGCTCATCAAGCGTTACGGTGGGGATTTGTTCATTATTGTTTAGAATTCTCTCTTGCAGATCCAGCAGATCCTTTTCCTGCTCCGGTGTCTCAACCACAATAAATGCTGTCTGGGGTGTCAAAATTCTTGCCCTGAAGCCGGCGCGAACCAATTCCAAAGGGTCTGGTTTCCCGTTCAACAAATATCTTTGCTGCGCCGCATCAAGAAGAACAGCGTTCTGATACCGGTTGCTTGAAAAAGTAATGCTGTCCAATTCCATATTGCCCGGCACCAATTCCCATTCATCATTGTCCGATACATAGATTCCATTGAAGTCAAGGACAGGCTCCACAATAGGATTCTTTACTCTGCTTCCCGCCTTATTGTCTTCATAAGAGTATGGTGTTAAAGTCGGGTCGTGATTCAAAGCGTAATAGAAAGGACTTTCGGGAAATCTGCCGGATAGAGGATAGATATTTTCGGGAAAAACGGCTCCGGGCATATTATCTGATACTGCTATGATAACCGGAAAGTTTTTGTTGCTTTCCTTACTCAGAATCATTCTTACCGCCCGATCAAAATTGAACCCGCATTCAGCTTGAAATTGTGCCTGCTTCATATCAGCAAGAGAATGGGATTCAACTTTATAGGAAGAAAAAATCACTTCAGCCCGGGTGATATTATTGGCCTTTGCATATTCTTCAATTTGTCCGGTATGCCATGCAATGTCGCTGTTTTTCGAGCAGTCAACAACAAAGTGGTATTCAGGTGTTCTTGTAACATGCTTTAAACCGGCTTTTTGCCAAGGCGAAAGCAGAACTGCTCCATCAACAGCTATTTCTTTTGGTACTGCGTCTCCGCCCAAGGAAATAATCTTGTTATCCAAGTCAAGATTAAATGGATAATTGTGAAGAATTTCAAATCCTGTCCGCCTCACTTCGTGTCCGTTGAATGGAAAGACTCTGAGCTCCAGAGTATTCCTGCCTGTATAGTGCAGCAGTCCCGGGTCGCGGCGCGTGTTTACAATTTGCCGGTAAATAAACAAGGCAGCCCGGCGGTCGGCAAGAATACCCTCTTTTCTATCTCCGGAGACATCAAGGTAATAGTCGCTGATATATGCACCCTCCGGCAGCTTGAAAGTAGTTACATACTCTCCATTTCCCTCTATTGCAGGATTTTTCAGTGTCAAATCAACCCATGACCTGTACACTCCTATTTCCTCATCAAACTCTGTTTTGCCTTGCACATCTGCCAGCCGTACCCGGTTATTCACCATATTCGAATTGGAAAGATTCGCGTCAATCAGATTGTACCCCGAGTCAAAAAACAGATTTTCAAGTGCCAGTAAGTTGTGCTGTGATATGACCTTTCCATCCAGAATGAGCTTTGTGTAAAAGGCTGATATTATGGGTGTGTTTCCGGAATCAAAACCCATCCAACCCCTTGTTAAATCATAGCCGCCCGTAATATTTTTTAATGCTCTTTCAAGACGCGCCAAATCAACCTCAACCGGTTCGGTTATCTCAACACTGTTATGATCCAAATACCGCACGGCAGTTTCAAAATTGCCCTTATCACCCCAGAATGTAGATATCATGCAGACGGGCAGGGTGACGATCCCGGCACAAAAAACAATTATTATTCCAGGCGTTCCCCATGCCTTTGACAGAACAGCCCATTCCTTGATGATATGCCGACTCTGCCAGATAGCAGCAAAGGCAGGTGCAAAAATGAAAATTCCCAACCCGTAAAAAATGAGCCCTACTATTCCCAGGGGGAGAATAGGCAGGAATACGATGAAAAAATACAATATATATGTATAACAAACCGCCTTGAGATAAAACGCCAAAAGCCTGAGCTTTTTATCCTTTACCGTGGGAAGCAGCATCAGCAATCCGTTTAACACTGCAATAATATAGAAAGCGGGGCTTGAAAAATCACCGAACATGCCAACAGAAGTATCACTGGACCATAAACCGGCGTTGCCCTGATTAATTGCCAGACCTCCCAACGGCAGCAGCAGCGATACAATAGTTGTAATAATATAATACCTTTTTGTCGATGGGCTGTTGAATTCACGGTCAGTCCTTTCCTGCCTCCAAACAAGCAGCGTTTTCACTGACAACAGCATTATTGTATAAACGCCTGCTATGATAAAGATCATAAGTATGGCGTTTAAGTTGATGCCGCTGAAAATATTCATCGTTACAAACCAGATAAGTGGAACTGCAATTAATCCTGCAGCATAACCGGCCGTATCATTACTCTTTTCAGCGATTATTGTGTTCAAGGCCGTACCGTATATGCCATACAAAACAGGAATCATACATAATATGACAAAAACCAGACGTGGGCTGACAAAACCCGTCATATTGAATAAATCTTCATTAAACAGCAGCATAAATGCTGTAAATAACGCATACACAGTTGAAATTGCTGTGAATACCCTTGTGTCCGTGGAGTTTTCTCTGCGTTTAATGAGCGCGTAAATTGAAAATATCCCCATTAACAGCAGAGCTGCAGCACCCGAATAAGCCATCGATGCAATATTTAACCCTCCGGTGCCAAAAGTAAAGCAACCTAACAGCACCAGTTGGGGCAATGTCACAAATAATAATATGTAAACGGGTTTAGTAACTGCTTTCATGTTTATCTCCCCCAATAAAGAAGACTTGGTTCAGGTGGGGTTTTGACCCCACCTGAACCTTAGTCGCACTTATTTCGAGTTTATCGCCGCTTAACTCCATTAGTTGGGGACATTCCTGTCCCCAGAGAAATACCCAAGCTTCAGCAGGTGTGTCCCCTTTCCTTATGCGAGGCGGGAGTCTTAGCGGCGGTTAACGAGATTAATTTGTCAATTGATATATAGCTTGCCGCCAGCGCAGCAAAATAAAGGGAAATACCTATGCCTGAATGCAGGAGTGCAAATTTCTCGTGGGCTACAAACGGTATTGAACCAATAATTCTGATGCTGCTGATTAAGATCCCGACCACGATAGCTCCGACAAAACTTGTTATAAACCACAACACCTTGTGAAAGCCTTTGAAATGTTTTGTGAACATGCAGGCATTCATAGTAAACATTAAAACAATAAAGTGGCACCCCATACACTCCCGGCCAATGGTAAATGCCCAGTCCATGGATGAATAGCCCATCCCGTTTGTGTACACCAGCGGAATGTTGTAAAAAATCTCCACCGCTTTGGCGTGAGGATAAAGCAATATTCTTAAAACAGCATCCTGTGCGGTTTTAAACTCATATATCAAACACAGACCAACCAGGACAGCCAGAAAATAAAAAATAATATTCTGTACTTTATTATTTTTCATTGCCGTCACGCTTCGTATCCGTATATTCCAGAATATCGCCCGGTTGACAGTTTAACGCCTTGCAGATTTCTTCCAGTGTGGAAAATCGAATTGCTCTGGCCTTGTTGTTTTTAAGAATTGATAAATTTGCGGGAGTGATGTTCACCAGTTCCGCAAGCTCTAACAGCCCAATCTTTCTTTTTGCCATCATTACATCGAGATTGACAATAATCGGCACAGTTCATCACTCCTTAAACCGTCAAGTCATTTTCTTCTTTATACTGTACCGCCTGTTTGAAAACGTCTGCCAGAACCAGCGAGAACAAGCCCGCTATGGCAAAGATAATAACAATTATGCCTGTTCCCAGTGTAAACCAGAACAAACATTTTATTATGTACAATGTTGAAATGACAAAAGCTGCAACTGCCATTTTCCTTAGAGCGTCTACATTTTTTAGAGTAAAGGGGCTAGTATTCAAAAGTGTTTTAAAAATACATCTCAATATCCATAAAATATATAGCGCTGCGATGCCTGACAACATTAATACAACTGTAAAATGTAGGCGAATGTTTTCTGCTATAAAGGTGCTTGGAATAAGCTTGAAAATAATTACCGGAACAAATACGCAAACCAGAATACCGCTGTAAAACATGAAATCAATAAGTAGCTTGGTAAAGCGGTGTAGAGCTTTTTTTTGCATGCCAAGGACCTCCTGAGAACTTTATCAAACAGAATAATAACACAATGATTTTCGAAATACAATATATAATTATTGAATAACAATAAACTTTCATTGAAAATCAATAAAATTTCAATGAAAAAAGATCATGTGACAAGCTAGCACCTGCCACATGATCTCAAAACTTTATACCCAAAAACAATATGAATATAACACCGGTTCAGGTTAAATATAAGCCGTTCGAGACAATTTTTTGTCCACTATCTCCAGAAGAATTCGAGAAACTTCGGAAGGCTGGTGTTGTGGCTAAAAGAAAACGGAACGTGAGATTAAAAATGTTGACGTTACAAAGTTTAGTAAAGATATACCCACTGTAGGACACAGTGGGTATATCTTTACATGGCAAGGTGAATTTGAGTTGTCACCGGATCAATCATGCAAAAGCAAACTGTTACCGGTCAATTTATTAACCGGTATCCTGGGCCGGTTATGGGTGGTAAAAGAATCATTAATTACCTGCATATTTTTAAAAGCTACTGACAGCATCAGTTTAAGGCGGTTGAGCTGGTTGACTTCACTGGCCCCGGGATCATAGTCTATCGCGGTTATGTTTGCCTGGGGGTAGTTTCTCTTTAATTCCTTAATCATTCCTTTACCGGTAACATGGTTGGGCAGGCAGCCGAAAGGCTGCACGCATACGATATTGGCGACCCCGTGGTTGATCAAATCAATCATCTCCGCGGTTAAAAACCATCCTTCTCCGCAGTGGTGTCCCAGCGACATGATCCGGTTGGCCAGCTCGGCCTTATGGTAGATTGAATTGGGTGCACTAAACTTATTACTTTTGGCCAAAAGGGCAACCATTGTCTTGCGGCTGCTTTCCATGTGGTTAATATAGTACTTGCCCAGCAATAAATGCGATAATTTTCCGGTTAAATATTGATATTTAAAAATATAATCGTAGGCGCTATAGGTAAAGAAGTCCAACAGGTCGGGCAAAACTACTTCTGCGCCTTCATCTTCTAAAATTTTAACAAGATTGTTATTGGCGGTGGGGTGGTATTTAACCAGTATTTCCCCCACTATACCTACGCGGGGTTTTGGTACATTAGATATTTTAATTTGGCCAAACTCTTCAATAATTCCCCGCAGGTTTTCTTCAAATTGCTGTTTATTCCCTGTGGCAATCTGCATTTTACATTTTTTAACCCATTTTTCATAAAGCAAATTGGCCGAACCGGGAATTTTTTCATAGGGCCGGATACGGTGCAGTACCCGCATCAGTAAATCACCATAAACCACTGCGTTAATGGCCTTCTTCAGTATTTTGCCGTTTATTTTAAACCCGGGGTTTTTTTCCGCGCCGTAAAGGTTGGCGGATAACACAGGTATATTATCAAACCCGGCCTCTTTTAATGCTTTTCTCAGCAGCCCGATATAGTTGGTGGCCCGGCAGCCGCCACCCGTCTGGCTGATGATTACCGAAGTATGGTTAAGGTCATATTTGCCGGACTGCAGGGCTTTCAAAAGTTGTCCAATGACAATTATGGCGGGATAGCAGGCATCGTTGTTCACATATTTGATTCCTACATCCACCGCCTGCTTCTCTACCGTGGGCAGCACCTCCAAATTGTAGCCTTCGGTTTTAAATACTTCCTGCAGAAATTCAAACTGCATGGGGGCCATCTGGGGTGACAGTATGGTATGGGTCTGTTTCATTTCCTGGGTGAAGACAATTCTGTCCCGGTAGTAGGGAGCCTTTTCTTGGGCCTGCTCCCTTTGCTTCCCGTTGATTACTGCCATCAAGGAGCGAATCCTTATTTTGGCTGCTCCCAGATTGGTCCCCTCATCTATTTTAAGGGCGGTATAAATTTTACCCTTCGAATTCAATATCTCCTGTGCCTGGTCGCCGGTGATGGCATCCAGCCCGCAGCCGAAGGAATTAAGCTGAACCAGGTCTAAATTTGATTGGGTGGTCACGAAGCTGGCCGCCGCATACAGCCTGGAATGATACATCCACTGGTCAATCACCCGGAGCGGCCGTTCAACTTGCCCCAGGTGGGCAACGGAATCTTCGGTAAGGACGGCCATGCCAAGGGAATTAATAATCTCCGGCAGCCCGTGATTAATCTCCGGGTCCAGGTGATAAGGCCGCCCGGCCAGAACAATGCCATGTTTCCCCGTTTCCTTCAGGTAAGCCAGTACCTGGGCACTCTTTTGCCTGATATCCTGTTTAAAAAGCTCATCTTCCTGCCAGGCCCTTTGCACAGCCCGGGCAATTTCCCTTTTGGAAATTTTCCAGTCTTTGAACAATTGGTGCAGCCTAGTGGTGAGCTGCTTTTGATTATCATAAGGGAGAAAAGGGTTCAAAAGCTGTACATTTTCCTCCCGAATGATGTCCATGTTGTTTTTAATCACTTCGGGATAGGAAATAACCATGGGACAATTAAAATGGTTGTTGGCCTCTTTTTGCTCCAGCCGCTCATAGGTAATTGACGGATAAAAAATAAGCTTGATGCCCTGTTGTATCAGGGAGGCAATATGCCCGTGCACCAGTTTGGCCGGAAAACAGGCGGTATCCGAAGGGATGGTCTCGGTACCCAGCTCATAAATCGCCCGGGAAGAGCGGGGGGAAAGTTCCACCCTGAATCCCAAATCAGTAAAAAAGGTAAACCAGAAAGGATAATTTTCATACATGTTCAAAACCATGGGAATGCCCACGGTACCCCTTGGGGCTTCCTTGTCAGGCAAAGGCTTATAGCTCAACAGGCGTTTATACTTGTAATCATAAAGATTGGGAATGTCCTGCCGGCCTTTTCC from Desulfoscipio gibsoniae DSM 7213 encodes:
- a CDS encoding MSEP-CTERM sorting domain-containing protein, whose protein sequence is MKAVTKPVYILLFVTLPQLVLLGCFTFGTGGLNIASMAYSGAAALLLMGIFSIYALIKRRENSTDTRVFTAISTVYALFTAFMLLFNEDLFNMTGFVSPRLVFVILCMIPVLYGIYGTALNTIIAEKSNDTAGYAAGLIAVPLIWFVTMNIFSGINLNAILMIFIIAGVYTIMLLSVKTLLVWRQERTDREFNSPSTKRYYIITTIVSLLLPLGGLAINQGNAGLWSSDTSVGMFGDFSSPAFYIIAVLNGLLMLLPTVKDKKLRLLAFYLKAVCYTYILYFFIVFLPILPLGIVGLIFYGLGIFIFAPAFAAIWQSRHIIKEWAVLSKAWGTPGIIIVFCAGIVTLPVCMISTFWGDKGNFETAVRYLDHNSVEITEPVEVDLARLERALKNITGGYDLTRGWMGFDSGNTPIISAFYTKLILDGKVISQHNLLALENLFFDSGYNLIDANLSNSNMVNNRVRLADVQGKTEFDEEIGVYRSWVDLTLKNPAIEGNGEYVTTFKLPEGAYISDYYLDVSGDRKEGILADRRAALFIYRQIVNTRRDPGLLHYTGRNTLELRVFPFNGHEVRRTGFEILHNYPFNLDLDNKIISLGGDAVPKEIAVDGAVLLSPWQKAGLKHVTRTPEYHFVVDCSKNSDIAWHTGQIEEYAKANNITRAEVIFSSYKVESHSLADMKQAQFQAECGFNFDRAVRMILSKESNKNFPVIIAVSDNMPGAVFPENIYPLSGRFPESPFYYALNHDPTLTPYSYEDNKAGSRVKNPIVEPVLDFNGIYVSDNDEWELVPGNMELDSITFSSNRYQNAVLLDAAQQRYLLNGKPDPLELVRAGFRARILTPQTAFIVVETPEQEKDLLDLQERILNNNEQIPTVTLDEPSLVYAILVLLVILFIKTRKTSCHNS
- the xrtK gene encoding exosortase K, with translation MKNNKVQNIIFYFLAVLVGLCLIYEFKTAQDAVLRILLYPHAKAVEIFYNIPLVYTNGMGYSSMDWAFTIGRECMGCHFIVLMFTMNACMFTKHFKGFHKVLWFITSFVGAIVVGILISSIRIIGSIPFVAHEKFALLHSGIGISLYFAALAASYISIDKLISLTAAKTPASHKERGHTC
- a CDS encoding helix-turn-helix domain-containing protein, translated to MPIIVNLDVMMAKRKIGLLELAELVNITPANLSILKNNKARAIRFSTLEEICKALNCQPGDILEYTDTKRDGNEK
- a CDS encoding DUF2975 domain-containing protein, whose translation is MQKKALHRFTKLLIDFMFYSGILVCVFVPVIIFKLIPSTFIAENIRLHFTVVLMLSGIAALYILWILRCIFKTLLNTSPFTLKNVDALRKMAVAAFVISTLYIIKCLFWFTLGTGIIVIIFAIAGLFSLVLADVFKQAVQYKEENDLTV
- a CDS encoding 2-hydroxyacyl-CoA dehydratase; protein product: MIDILRMGLDVGSTTVKLVIMDDDDNIIYKKYRRHYAETKRHTTDLLTDAFQQLGNTPVTVMVTGSAGLALSSWLGIEHIQEVIACSQAIDRLIPQTDVAIELGGEDAKITFFRGGLDQRMNGICAGGTGAFIDQMATLLGTDALGLNEMAKQYTTIYPVAARCGVFAKTDIQVLLNEGARKEDIAASVFQAVVNQTISGLACGKSIKGNVAFLGGPLWFLSELRQRFKETLKLNDSQAIFPQQAQFFVAMGAALSSGSSNTVTLLGLIDQLNSIDVSAYHELSRLQPLFNDTRELDDFRRRHNAHRIDRMDLDSFAGDCFLGLDAGSTTTKVALIDENGRLLYSHYCNNTGSPLQSALGILKDLYSRLPASAKIVSTGVTGYGEGLLKAALHIDVGEVETVAHYTAAQFFNPGVDLILDIGGQDMKCLKIKNGVIENIMLNEACSSGCGSFIESFARSLDVSVQEFARLALTAASPVDLGSRCTVFMNSMVKQAQKEGATVGDISAGLSYSVIKNALFKVIKMRNTRDLGDRIVVQGGTFQNDAVLRSFELITGKDVVRADIAPLMGAFGAALIARDRSQQGRQSSLLSKEQLDKFSISTKLSRCGGCGNNCLLTINNFPDGGRFISGNRCEKNVGQGKGRQDIPNLYDYKYKRLLSYKPLPDKEAPRGTVGIPMVLNMYENYPFWFTFFTDLGFRVELSPRSSRAIYELGTETIPSDTACFPAKLVHGHIASLIQQGIKLIFYPSITYERLEQKEANNHFNCPMVISYPEVIKNNMDIIREENVQLLNPFLPYDNQKQLTTRLHQLFKDWKISKREIARAVQRAWQEDELFKQDIRQKSAQVLAYLKETGKHGIVLAGRPYHLDPEINHGLPEIINSLGMAVLTEDSVAHLGQVERPLRVIDQWMYHSRLYAAASFVTTQSNLDLVQLNSFGCGLDAITGDQAQEILNSKGKIYTALKIDEGTNLGAAKIRIRSLMAVINGKQREQAQEKAPYYRDRIVFTQEMKQTHTILSPQMAPMQFEFLQEVFKTEGYNLEVLPTVEKQAVDVGIKYVNNDACYPAIIVIGQLLKALQSGKYDLNHTSVIISQTGGGCRATNYIGLLRKALKEAGFDNIPVLSANLYGAEKNPGFKINGKILKKAINAVVYGDLLMRVLHRIRPYEKIPGSANLLYEKWVKKCKMQIATGNKQQFEENLRGIIEEFGQIKISNVPKPRVGIVGEILVKYHPTANNNLVKILEDEGAEVVLPDLLDFFTYSAYDYIFKYQYLTGKLSHLLLGKYYINHMESSRKTMVALLAKSNKFSAPNSIYHKAELANRIMSLGHHCGEGWFLTAEMIDLINHGVANIVCVQPFGCLPNHVTGKGMIKELKRNYPQANITAIDYDPGASEVNQLNRLKLMLSVAFKNMQVINDSFTTHNRPRIPVNKLTGNSLLLHD